A genomic region of Streptosporangium lutulentum contains the following coding sequences:
- a CDS encoding peptidoglycan-binding protein, protein MAIDPVTRREWGAREPRGSYSRLSSTKGVKVHYTGGQVSPDIVNDHAKCVALVKSIQNQHMDSNGWMDIGYCVDERTEILTRDGWKSYKDLDVGDIVLTLNHETAMSEWQPVLEVCVFPAMEREMVQMEGTCHSSLTTPHHRWPVERYRRRTGTERKKGPDGRWLPVGKAQRSVTSYERLWVTSETLGYWDRIPIAAPCADLPIEAKWSDAFVEVLAWFWTEGHIKRIRGVRSTSVVIYQAQKNSANVASIRSALSELFGPSVDGFPRVGRVTDGVPRWREVINRNLVEFHLSSDAGIHLLEMAPDRVPSFDFLLTLTKTQLSLFVEISMLADNAGTDRLAQKSRAAAEAFMFAVLLSGKAASFRRRPPTRSCKTEMWMVAIRQQKNLAPRSAATRKNATFKIQRQKYYGEVWCPRTENQSWLARRNGSVYFTGNTMIACPHRKVFEGRGLNRLPAANGAGLNSGHYAVLGLVGSTGLTKPTDDILHGILDAIEYLRDKGGAGREIKGHRDGYATNCPGEPLYAWIKRGAPRPGAGPVGPPEPHPSFPGRTLTYPPVMGGEDVHTWQAQMSERGWDLDVDGLYGPESRDVCRAFQGEKDLPVTGAVDRATWNATWEEPVT, encoded by the coding sequence ATGGCTATCGATCCTGTTACCCGCCGGGAGTGGGGTGCTCGGGAGCCACGTGGTTCCTACAGTCGGCTCAGCTCTACCAAGGGTGTTAAAGTCCACTACACCGGTGGGCAGGTCAGCCCGGACATCGTCAACGATCACGCCAAGTGTGTCGCCTTGGTGAAATCGATCCAGAACCAGCATATGGATAGTAACGGATGGATGGACATCGGCTACTGCGTCGATGAGCGAACGGAGATCCTCACCAGAGACGGCTGGAAGTCATACAAAGATCTCGATGTGGGAGACATCGTACTCACTCTCAATCACGAGACCGCGATGTCCGAATGGCAGCCTGTCCTTGAGGTGTGCGTATTTCCGGCGATGGAGCGGGAGATGGTGCAAATGGAGGGGACGTGTCACTCGTCGCTGACGACGCCGCATCACCGTTGGCCTGTCGAGCGTTATCGTCGGCGCACCGGTACGGAGCGCAAAAAGGGTCCCGATGGAAGATGGCTTCCCGTTGGTAAGGCCCAACGATCTGTTACCAGTTATGAACGGCTATGGGTGACTTCTGAAACCCTTGGCTATTGGGACAGGATTCCGATCGCCGCTCCATGCGCTGATCTACCGATTGAGGCGAAGTGGTCGGACGCTTTCGTCGAGGTGCTTGCCTGGTTCTGGACGGAGGGGCACATCAAGCGGATTCGTGGTGTCAGGTCCACCAGTGTTGTCATTTATCAGGCGCAGAAAAATTCGGCCAATGTCGCGAGTATCCGGTCGGCCCTCAGTGAGTTGTTTGGTCCTTCTGTTGATGGCTTCCCCCGGGTGGGGCGTGTCACAGACGGTGTACCTCGCTGGCGTGAGGTCATCAACCGGAATCTTGTCGAATTCCATCTTTCGTCCGATGCCGGTATTCATCTTCTGGAGATGGCACCTGACAGGGTTCCCAGCTTCGACTTCCTGCTGACGCTGACCAAAACTCAACTCTCTCTGTTTGTCGAGATCTCCATGCTCGCGGACAATGCGGGTACGGACAGGCTGGCGCAAAAAAGCCGGGCTGCCGCAGAGGCGTTCATGTTTGCGGTCTTGTTGTCAGGTAAGGCCGCATCGTTCCGGCGTAGGCCTCCGACCAGGAGCTGCAAGACAGAGATGTGGATGGTCGCTATCCGGCAACAAAAGAACCTTGCTCCACGAAGTGCCGCCACCAGGAAAAATGCGACGTTCAAGATTCAACGGCAGAAATACTACGGTGAAGTTTGGTGCCCGCGTACGGAGAATCAGAGTTGGCTCGCGCGTCGTAATGGTTCTGTCTACTTCACGGGAAACACTATGATCGCATGCCCGCACAGGAAGGTGTTCGAGGGCCGCGGTCTGAACCGCCTGCCGGCGGCCAACGGCGCCGGGCTCAACAGCGGTCACTACGCCGTGCTCGGGCTGGTCGGCTCGACCGGGCTGACCAAGCCGACCGACGACATCCTGCACGGCATCCTCGACGCCATCGAATATCTGAGGGACAAGGGCGGCGCGGGCAGGGAGATCAAGGGCCACCGGGATGGCTACGCCACCAATTGCCCGGGTGAGCCCCTGTACGCCTGGATCAAGCGGGGCGCCCCCCGCCCCGGCGCCGGTCCCGTGGGACCGCCCGAGCCGCATCCCTCCTTCCCCGGCCGGACCCTCACCTACCCGCCGGTCATGGGCGGCGAGGACGTCCACACCTGGCAGGCGCAGATGAGCGAACGCGGCTGGGACCTCGACGTCGACGGCCTGTACGGCCCGGAGTCCCGCGACGTCTGCCGCGCCTTTCAGGGGGAGAAGGATCTGCCGGTCACCGGCGCCGTCGACCGCGCCACCTGGAACGCGACCTGGGAGGAGCCCGTCACCTGA
- a CDS encoding DUF5925 domain-containing protein: MSVLKEVHFTPEPRPAELPMKIWLDDGDSAVDVIDALALSPFATGAQPWSCTASLERVRPEVSLMPASGTLLRAALEDDGRDSRLVCGEGWTLRAIRYRNRAATVSVTAVTEELARSIVDEVTKDATEPDPESDHVEMGFWWQGAHGARRSEKPITASAWSQISGNYATSLNDPLSRLMSVTPADVHGRLVLLHGPPGTGKTTLLRTLAHEWRSWCQVDCVLDPEQLFNSPGYLMEVAVGSDDDGKKWRLLVLEDCDELIRSGAKEATGQGLSRLLNLTDGLLGQGRDVLVAITTNENLARLHPAVVRPGRCLTQIEVGALPHDEAARWLGTTEGLSPSGATLAELFALRDGFLNHSTVQENTGLYL; the protein is encoded by the coding sequence ATGTCAGTTCTCAAGGAGGTCCATTTCACGCCGGAGCCACGCCCGGCGGAGCTACCGATGAAGATCTGGCTCGACGACGGCGACTCGGCCGTGGATGTGATCGACGCACTCGCGCTTTCGCCCTTCGCCACGGGAGCACAGCCCTGGTCGTGCACCGCGAGCCTGGAACGGGTCCGTCCGGAGGTCTCGCTGATGCCGGCCTCCGGGACGCTGCTCCGGGCGGCGCTGGAGGACGACGGCCGGGACTCCCGGCTGGTGTGCGGTGAGGGCTGGACCCTGCGCGCGATCCGATACCGCAACCGGGCCGCCACGGTCAGCGTGACCGCGGTCACGGAGGAGCTGGCCCGTTCGATCGTCGACGAGGTCACCAAGGACGCGACCGAACCCGACCCCGAGAGCGATCACGTCGAGATGGGCTTCTGGTGGCAGGGCGCCCACGGTGCCCGCCGTTCGGAGAAGCCGATCACCGCCTCCGCCTGGTCGCAGATCAGCGGCAACTATGCCACGTCCCTCAACGATCCGCTGTCGCGTCTGATGTCCGTCACCCCCGCCGACGTGCACGGACGTCTCGTCCTGCTGCACGGCCCGCCCGGCACGGGCAAGACGACGCTGCTGCGCACGCTCGCCCACGAGTGGCGGTCGTGGTGCCAGGTCGACTGCGTGCTGGATCCGGAGCAGCTGTTCAACTCCCCCGGCTACCTGATGGAGGTCGCGGTCGGCTCGGACGACGACGGCAAGAAGTGGCGGCTCCTCGTGCTGGAGGACTGCGACGAGCTGATCAGATCCGGGGCCAAGGAGGCGACCGGGCAGGGCCTGTCCCGGCTGCTCAACCTGACCGACGGACTGCTCGGTCAGGGTCGCGACGTGCTGGTGGCCATCACCACCAACGAGAACCTGGCCCGCCTCCACCCCGCCGTGGTCCGTCCCGGCCGCTGTCTCACCCAGATCGAGGTGGGCGCCCTCCCTCATGACGAGGCGGCCCGCTGGCTCGGCACCACCGAGGGCCTCTCCCCCTCCGGCGCCACCCTCGCCGAGCTGTTCGCCCTGCGCGACGGCTTCCTCAACCACTCGACGGTCCAGGAGAACACCGGCCTCTACCTCTGA
- a CDS encoding Ig-like domain-containing protein: MSQRFRSVLACTLMTLLAVSATQVVAGTGAHAATTARQAATQAAAPCIRPGQATYPVDYYWKNVLGMQLGSGSISVDTSPSLWGGQITPGSTFTLTLAHRTAKWPLLVRSYTTTWDLSSLLANADVIGQSGTGTISGNTLSIPSQGTKADPAAKVITFQVRQGTAGGSMTIRPTGISSVIASPGQLGNNTTAPPIQIANGQSISPTRAVDDTAATKQGTAVSVPVLANDTATAPTISGVTQPANGTATISGGTVVYTPAAGLGGTDTFTYTVTTACGTSTATVTVTVTCAYTPVNLVNGSFEAPPVATVDWSISDASVNPGVGWHTTATDNKLEFWRGGTSGPPAADGQQFAELNANQVSTLYQDVPTVPGTPMTWSLYHRGRLGTDVMRVLIGAPGATVAQNPSGASSPDISDDNTAWRQYTGVYVVPPGQTTTRFAFESVSAAGGTPTAGNFLDGVTFQTPPCLPMTKSTANAG; the protein is encoded by the coding sequence ATGTCACAACGATTCAGATCCGTGCTGGCCTGCACACTGATGACGCTACTGGCCGTATCGGCGACGCAGGTGGTGGCCGGTACCGGCGCGCACGCCGCCACCACCGCGCGGCAGGCCGCTACGCAAGCCGCCGCGCCCTGCATCCGGCCGGGGCAGGCGACCTACCCCGTGGACTACTACTGGAAGAACGTGCTCGGCATGCAGCTGGGCAGCGGGTCGATCTCAGTCGACACCTCCCCGTCCCTGTGGGGCGGGCAGATCACACCGGGCAGCACGTTCACCCTCACCCTGGCGCACCGCACGGCCAAGTGGCCGCTGCTGGTCAGGAGCTACACCACCACCTGGGACCTGTCGTCACTGCTGGCCAACGCCGATGTCATCGGTCAGTCGGGGACCGGCACCATCAGCGGCAACACCCTGTCGATCCCCTCGCAGGGCACCAAGGCCGACCCAGCCGCGAAGGTCATCACCTTCCAGGTCAGGCAGGGCACCGCCGGGGGCAGCATGACCATCCGGCCGACCGGGATCAGCAGCGTGATCGCCTCCCCGGGCCAGCTCGGAAACAACACCACCGCCCCCCCGATCCAGATCGCCAACGGACAGTCCATCTCACCCACCAGGGCCGTCGACGACACCGCCGCCACCAAGCAGGGCACAGCCGTCAGCGTGCCCGTCCTGGCCAACGACACCGCGACCGCACCGACGATCAGCGGCGTCACCCAGCCCGCCAACGGCACCGCGACGATCTCCGGCGGCACCGTGGTCTACACCCCCGCCGCGGGCCTCGGTGGCACCGACACCTTCACTTACACCGTCACCACCGCCTGCGGAACCAGCACCGCCACGGTCACGGTCACCGTCACCTGTGCCTACACGCCGGTCAACCTGGTCAACGGCAGCTTCGAGGCGCCACCCGTGGCCACTGTCGACTGGTCCATCTCCGACGCCTCCGTCAACCCGGGCGTCGGCTGGCACACCACCGCCACCGACAACAAGCTGGAGTTCTGGCGGGGCGGCACGAGTGGGCCCCCGGCAGCCGACGGCCAGCAGTTCGCCGAACTCAACGCCAACCAGGTCTCCACGCTCTACCAGGACGTTCCCACCGTTCCGGGAACGCCGATGACCTGGTCGCTGTATCACCGAGGCCGCCTCGGCACCGACGTGATGCGGGTGCTCATCGGCGCACCGGGCGCGACCGTGGCGCAAAACCCGTCCGGGGCCTCCTCCCCGGACATCTCCGACGACAACACCGCCTGGCGCCAGTACACCGGGGTGTACGTCGTACCTCCGGGACAGACCACCACACGATTCGCCTTCGAGTCGGTGTCGGCCGCGGGGGGCACCCCGACGGCCGGCAACTTCCTGGACGGCGTGACATTCCAGACGCCGCCCTGCCTGCCCATGACCAAGAGCACGGCGAACGCGGGCTGA
- a CDS encoding methylmalonyl-CoA mutase family protein gives MTVPHDESRSDAAFPPVTRERWRELALGVLRKSGVETGSPEEALASLTYDGVTIAPLYDASDLPPDPGLPGSAPYIRGSRPEGGSWDVRQRHEVPDPEAVLADLENGVTSLWLALEPEDLPRVLERVHLELISLTLDAGGRTREAAGVLFELAERKGSGALAGNLGADALGDPETAIELARICAEGFGDLRAVVVDGTPYHDEGGSDAEELGCSVAAGVAALRTLTGAGLTVEEAFGQLEFRYAATADQFLTIAKLRAARGLWARVAEVCGAGTGAGQRQHAVTSSAMMTARDPWVNMLRTTLACFAAGTGGADAVTVQPFDARLGLPDAFARRIARNTQALLTEEAGVARVIDPAGGSWYVERLTEDLAEKAWEWFQEIERAGGMAAAQDSGLVAERLAATRRRRAANIARRRDPITGVSEFPNLAERLPSRQARPGQAAGVHYAQEFEALRDLADAQETRPKVFLATIGPVAAHTARESFAANLFQSGGIATVSGGSGTDPDRIAADFIAAGGGAVVCLCSSDRLYGEHAEAVAAALRHAGAKKVWLAGRKGEFAGVDADLYAGCDALGVLRTTFDDLGVAR, from the coding sequence ATGACGGTGCCGCATGATGAGTCCCGATCGGACGCCGCTTTCCCGCCGGTGACGCGAGAGCGGTGGCGTGAGCTGGCGCTCGGGGTCCTGCGCAAGTCGGGAGTCGAGACGGGCTCCCCCGAGGAGGCACTGGCCTCCCTCACGTATGACGGCGTGACGATCGCGCCGCTCTACGACGCCTCCGACCTCCCCCCCGATCCCGGCCTGCCGGGGTCGGCCCCGTACATCCGCGGTTCCCGCCCGGAAGGGGGGAGCTGGGATGTGAGGCAGCGGCACGAGGTCCCCGACCCGGAGGCGGTTCTCGCCGACCTGGAGAACGGCGTCACCTCACTCTGGCTCGCCCTGGAGCCCGAGGATCTGCCCCGCGTTCTGGAGCGGGTCCACCTGGAGCTGATCTCACTCACGCTGGACGCGGGCGGGCGGACCCGCGAGGCGGCCGGGGTGCTGTTCGAGCTGGCCGAGCGCAAGGGGTCCGGCGCGCTCGCCGGAAACCTGGGCGCCGACGCGCTCGGCGACCCGGAGACCGCGATCGAGCTGGCCCGGATCTGCGCCGAGGGCTTCGGCGACCTCAGGGCGGTCGTCGTGGACGGCACGCCGTACCACGACGAGGGCGGGAGCGACGCCGAAGAGCTCGGCTGCTCCGTCGCCGCCGGAGTCGCCGCGCTGCGGACCCTCACCGGAGCCGGTCTCACCGTCGAGGAGGCGTTCGGGCAACTGGAGTTCCGTTACGCGGCCACCGCCGACCAGTTCCTCACCATCGCCAAGCTCCGTGCCGCGCGCGGGCTCTGGGCGCGGGTCGCCGAGGTGTGCGGCGCGGGCACGGGCGCCGGGCAGCGGCAGCACGCCGTGACCTCCTCGGCCATGATGACCGCCCGCGACCCGTGGGTGAACATGCTCCGCACCACGCTCGCCTGCTTCGCGGCCGGGACGGGCGGGGCCGACGCGGTGACCGTGCAGCCGTTCGACGCGCGCCTCGGCCTGCCGGACGCCTTCGCCCGCCGTATCGCGCGCAACACCCAGGCGCTGCTGACGGAGGAGGCGGGAGTGGCCCGGGTGATCGACCCGGCCGGAGGCTCCTGGTACGTCGAGCGGCTCACCGAGGACCTGGCGGAGAAGGCATGGGAGTGGTTCCAGGAGATCGAGCGCGCGGGCGGCATGGCGGCGGCCCAGGACTCCGGGCTCGTCGCCGAGCGGCTCGCCGCGACCCGGAGGAGGCGCGCGGCCAACATCGCCCGGCGGCGCGACCCGATCACCGGGGTCAGCGAGTTCCCGAACCTCGCCGAGAGGCTCCCCTCCCGGCAGGCCCGTCCGGGCCAGGCCGCCGGAGTGCACTACGCCCAGGAGTTCGAGGCGCTGCGCGATCTGGCCGATGCCCAGGAGACCCGCCCGAAGGTGTTCCTGGCGACCATCGGCCCGGTGGCCGCGCACACGGCCAGGGAGTCGTTCGCGGCCAACCTGTTCCAGTCCGGGGGCATCGCCACCGTCTCCGGCGGGTCCGGGACGGATCCCGACCGGATCGCCGCCGATTTCATCGCCGCCGGCGGCGGCGCGGTGGTGTGCCTGTGTTCGAGCGACAGGCTGTACGGCGAGCACGCCGAGGCGGTGGCCGCCGCTTTGAGACATGCCGGGGCGAAAAAGGTCTGGCTGGCGGGTAGGAAGGGAGAGTTCGCAGGCGTGGACGCCGACCTTTACGCCGGGTGCGACGCGCTCGGGGTGCTCCGCACGACCTTCGACGATTTGGGGGTGGCTCGATGA
- a CDS encoding DUF6493 family protein, with product MTAWEEVRDLIEDHDLPGLGALMAVLDDAERQEVARELPRHLKALRRELGPWGEPAGWAEPMRVAGAGSFGGTAAVAAWLNRRDFVLPEWRSPADSETLVEVISARDPQWQADLVARLTLRIRNGRSPGAPLVMTLLRRTGVTPPQHDPLVVAWVAVPPSASQLREDPLLDVLLPRIFEAQGVGRALLDERSSPLSSPSWLGALAVLTSEGRVSRKVLLDGCVNRFLRGGDALDLRFFTRLHEVVEPTYAEVESRARDYLRLLPAAPGPVAELSLKHLRRLDRLDPADVTEALEGLLFRAEGGLVRTGLTWLDQAVRQAPERADEFVPALVTALGHEAYAVQEKAVRLVVKHARHLTPLGAETLRAVLTTLPPDLGGKLAAAVGGEAELQEEPETFVPGELAEPEPPAPFPRLPGTVVEFATRRWADTWQAGESWLAGFVRFAAEDREALRAALSDVSPRATGFYRYEDWYSPQEWFTATAAELVSPGADPGTPSRLAEDEETRAPDPGVRVSGPGRGVTNLMSVPQAAFAYGRFGYGASGPRRIFDEVRPDRLPRGRAVSAPHRFLLRRCAEVLAALTAGELPPILLATPTSATGHLDPAEFLNRLEAVEAAGGKPLPADFQQALLRLPRTADPEIVARAGRLTSEAGRRAARWLKDGLADPETGVRWKYSENANEYFFDEREPSGYYEARPVAWLKAEPTGLPLVDELLAEPPSFPRSEHGRHMSWWSSVLPSHREVVAVNYLPHLMRAWDRPQVSHDWVEQLASGEGPAGDATALLLAFFLAQEKPAKGVRLLLSAAARGDLPVAALGRQLAPLVRLTPAKLPHVTAALEDAARDGAHREVWEVIRAALPHLLPRAGLRPYSGVTDLIAFGVRAAGWAEARGEIPEITAAAGRRSSSVFTRECRRLRDLLARP from the coding sequence ATGACGGCCTGGGAGGAGGTCCGCGACCTCATCGAGGACCACGACCTCCCCGGGCTGGGGGCCCTCATGGCCGTGCTCGACGACGCCGAGCGGCAGGAGGTCGCCCGCGAACTCCCCCGGCACCTCAAGGCGTTGCGCCGGGAGCTGGGCCCGTGGGGGGAGCCGGCCGGCTGGGCCGAGCCGATGCGGGTGGCGGGCGCGGGTTCGTTCGGCGGCACCGCGGCCGTGGCCGCCTGGCTGAACCGGCGCGACTTCGTGCTCCCCGAATGGCGGTCCCCCGCCGACAGTGAGACGCTCGTCGAGGTGATCTCCGCGCGGGACCCGCAGTGGCAGGCCGACCTGGTCGCCCGGCTCACGCTCCGGATCCGCAACGGGCGATCCCCGGGGGCGCCGCTGGTCATGACCCTGCTCCGCCGTACCGGCGTGACCCCGCCGCAGCACGACCCGCTCGTGGTCGCCTGGGTCGCCGTACCCCCCAGCGCCTCCCAGCTGCGCGAGGACCCGCTTCTCGACGTCCTGCTGCCCCGGATCTTCGAGGCCCAGGGCGTCGGCCGGGCACTGCTCGACGAGCGGAGCTCCCCGCTCAGCTCGCCCTCCTGGCTCGGCGCGCTGGCCGTGCTCACCAGCGAGGGCCGGGTGTCACGGAAGGTGCTGCTGGACGGTTGCGTCAACCGCTTCCTGCGCGGAGGAGACGCCCTGGACCTGAGGTTCTTCACCCGGCTGCACGAAGTGGTCGAACCGACCTACGCGGAGGTGGAGTCCCGGGCCCGTGACTACCTGCGGCTGCTGCCCGCCGCGCCGGGACCGGTGGCCGAGCTGTCGCTCAAGCACCTGCGCCGCCTGGACCGCCTCGACCCCGCCGACGTGACCGAGGCCCTGGAGGGTCTGTTGTTCCGCGCGGAGGGCGGGCTGGTGCGCACCGGCCTCACCTGGCTCGACCAGGCCGTACGGCAGGCGCCGGAAAGGGCCGACGAGTTCGTCCCGGCCCTGGTCACCGCCCTCGGGCACGAGGCGTACGCCGTACAGGAGAAGGCCGTTCGTCTCGTGGTCAAGCACGCCCGGCACCTCACCCCGCTGGGCGCGGAGACCCTGCGGGCGGTGCTCACCACGCTCCCGCCCGACCTGGGCGGGAAACTGGCCGCGGCGGTCGGGGGAGAGGCGGAGCTGCAGGAGGAGCCCGAGACCTTCGTCCCGGGGGAACTCGCCGAGCCGGAGCCGCCGGCGCCGTTTCCCCGCCTGCCCGGCACGGTCGTCGAGTTCGCGACCAGGCGGTGGGCCGACACCTGGCAGGCGGGGGAGAGCTGGCTGGCGGGTTTCGTCCGGTTCGCGGCCGAGGACCGCGAGGCGCTGCGCGCCGCGCTCTCCGACGTGTCGCCCCGGGCCACCGGCTTCTACAGGTATGAGGACTGGTACTCCCCGCAGGAGTGGTTCACGGCGACGGCCGCGGAACTGGTCTCCCCGGGAGCCGACCCCGGGACTCCGAGCCGGCTGGCCGAGGACGAGGAGACCCGTGCCCCCGATCCCGGCGTCCGGGTCTCCGGACCCGGGAGGGGAGTCACGAACCTGATGTCGGTGCCGCAGGCCGCCTTCGCCTACGGGCGGTTCGGCTACGGCGCGTCAGGACCACGCCGTATCTTCGACGAGGTCCGGCCGGACCGGCTGCCCCGCGGTCGCGCCGTCTCCGCGCCGCACCGGTTCCTGCTGCGACGGTGTGCCGAGGTGCTCGCCGCGCTCACGGCGGGCGAACTCCCGCCGATCCTGCTCGCGACCCCGACCAGCGCCACGGGTCACCTCGACCCGGCCGAGTTCCTGAACCGGCTGGAGGCCGTCGAGGCCGCCGGTGGGAAGCCGCTGCCCGCCGACTTCCAGCAGGCCCTCCTGCGGTTGCCGCGAACCGCAGACCCGGAGATCGTCGCCCGTGCGGGCCGGCTGACCTCGGAGGCGGGCCGTCGCGCGGCGCGCTGGCTGAAGGACGGTCTGGCCGATCCCGAGACGGGCGTCCGCTGGAAGTACTCCGAGAACGCGAACGAGTACTTCTTCGACGAGCGGGAACCGAGCGGGTACTACGAGGCGAGACCTGTCGCGTGGCTGAAGGCCGAGCCGACAGGACTGCCCCTCGTCGACGAGCTGCTCGCCGAACCCCCGTCCTTCCCCCGGTCCGAACACGGCCGGCACATGAGCTGGTGGTCCTCCGTCCTGCCCTCGCATCGCGAAGTGGTCGCGGTCAACTACCTCCCGCACCTGATGCGCGCCTGGGACCGCCCTCAGGTCTCCCACGACTGGGTGGAGCAGCTCGCCTCCGGCGAGGGTCCGGCCGGCGACGCGACGGCGCTGCTGCTCGCGTTCTTCCTGGCCCAGGAGAAGCCGGCGAAGGGTGTGCGGCTCCTGCTGTCGGCGGCGGCCAGAGGTGATCTGCCCGTGGCGGCGCTCGGACGCCAGCTGGCCCCGCTGGTCAGACTCACCCCGGCGAAACTGCCACACGTGACGGCCGCCCTTGAGGACGCGGCTCGCGACGGAGCGCACAGGGAGGTCTGGGAGGTGATCCGGGCCGCCCTGCCGCACCTGCTGCCGAGGGCGGGGCTGAGGCCGTACTCCGGGGTGACCGATCTGATCGCTTTCGGCGTCAGGGCCGCCGGATGGGCGGAGGCGCGCGGGGAGATCCCCGAGATCACGGCGGCCGCGGGGCGGAGGAGCTCAAGCGTGTTCACCCGCGAGTGCCGCCGTCTGCGCGACTTGCTCGCCCGGCCCTGA